A segment of the Zingiber officinale cultivar Zhangliang chromosome 8B, Zo_v1.1, whole genome shotgun sequence genome:
CATATGTAGAAAAAATGAGAacagatcctctggtccgtaatTTACGGATTAGGAGATGGTCTACTATTGCAGATCATTGATTTGGATGTATCCTACCAATTTAAAGGTGGGCTCCATCCAAATCAATGATCCTCATACAGTGGACCATCCTCTGATCCATAAATTACGGACTAGAGGATCCCTATTTAGAAAAAATAACCATCAATGTGTAAGGATATACAAATACCACCCATCTCAGATCGTATTCATTCCAGTTTCagcagaatatatatatatatatatatatatttatttatttatttttttgcattAAAGCAATGAACACAGTTAATGATTTATAAAGAAAACCTCAATTCTTCCTCTCCCATAAGAATTGCTATCAACAACTCATTCCAGGTATCAATTGGCCCAGGCAAGCACCAATGCAGACAGTCCTCCTGGGGTTTCTTAGTTAGATCAGGGTGGTATCTTCTGTAGGGCCCTGGATGCCCGTCGGGCCTCATCAGTGAAAGATGGTAAGTATCAAGAAGTTTCAGATTCAAACCATTTGCCAATCCTTCCTGAAACTCCTCCAATTCCACACCTCTCATTACTGCATCCTCAGGATCAGCGTTGTACTCACCTTCTTTGAACGGCATTGTTCTGTTGCAGATCCCCCCATTGTACCATTTTCCATATTCGAAGTGGCTTGGAGTCCAAGTCCTCACAATCACAACGGGTTTGTGGTCGGCGGCGCTTAAAAAGCGGAGAGCCAATCGGAGGACTCTGCGGTAGGAGTAGTCGATGCCTAGTTCCTTTAACGATTTGTCTGGGCAGTAGTGGCAACCGACGATGGTGTTGTTCTCCCAGAATGTGGTTTCTTTGAGAAACCACTGTCCACCAGACAACATTATGTACTCGTAGTTTTGGGCTTGGCTAGTCCATGTGGTATCGAGGACATCAAGATAAATCTGTAGGTCTTTCTTGGACTTTGCTTCAGTAGAGTTCACCAGAAAAGGAGCCCAAATGAGTCCCAATGTGATGTTGTGTGAGGGTAAGTGCCATGTCTTGGATTGAAATGCTTCATCGTGATAGACTAGAACTGCTTCTTCAACCTGACGATAAGACAAACAACATTCAAGGAGACAATCATTGTCAGAAAGTAAGTTCCAATTGTAAAGTAAAGAGAAAAACCTAGACTATTGATATTGGGTAATGAATTTCAAATCATAAGTAATCTATAGTCGAAGCTAAATTATTCCCAGATACCATTTCCATTGGCAACTCAAATTTGGCATTGAAAGATTGCTTCATAATGAAAGCTTGTGTAATTAACATGTATAAGGGTGATGTGGGGTGATGCTAAAGATCATATACAAGATACAAGGAAATCTACCACCAATTTTTCCACAAAATAGAAATAGAAGTGAAAATGAAACTAATAACAATTTCAAGCACGTTCAGAAATCACCTTTGAGAGAATACATAGCAATGACTCCATCTGGTTGCGGAGAATAGAATCGCCAACAAAAGCTATCGATTTGCCCCTCATACTATTTAAGAACTTCCTCGTGTCTATTGGAGGAAGTTCACAACTGTATGGTTTCCATCTCCAGTAAAGGTAGCCAGTATCCGGTCGACCATTTGTCAAACAATCTTGAGGAGAAGATATGAACTTGCAACTTGAATTTCTGTAAGCTGGAGCAGAATCCTTTTTCCACTCCCCAGAGAAAATATCACATCCTTTTACAACGCCTTATATTTGAGATTGTATTACATTTTAGTGCTCAGGATTGCTAATCATAAAAAAACAAGGATGCAGATAAACTAACAGGAAAAGTTAATCAATGAAGCACTGCCAGAATCTGTGAGCTGCTGGTTTGCACTCACTTATGGATCCCTTTTAGCACTTTTTATAGAAGCAATTGCTTTTGATTAATCATAGAAAAATGCTGATAGAGTACCCTACAATGCAATATTCAGTATCATAGCTTCAAGAatgatcataaaaaaaaacattatgaCAACTTTTTTGAGAATGATTAATTAAACTATTAGAAACTTGATTTTTATGTCTAAGAAAGATGCTCATGTCTACTAGAAAAGCAAGATGCAAAGTTCATGAGGTTACAAGATGTTCCACAATTCACACGAATTGTGAAAGGTAAAGTCTAAATCAAGATATGAAGCAATAATTTACATGAAAAAAGCATACACATTCGGATATTCAACCACAGTTCCAAATAAGCAACCAGAAATACATAATGGCGAGTTATGGTAATGTAAAAATTACAAGATCAGGAAGGATAAACCCatggtaaaatttttaaacattgCCATTATTAAGAAAGTACTCACGTCCTGTCGTACTTAAGAAATTATTAAGCAAGCGCATGATATCAAACTAAAAATGATTCCTCTGTACAATGAGATTCGTAAACAAGCATGAGCCCCGCTGTAGTTGTAGGTCGGTGCAAGTTTGCAAATCTCATTGTAAAAAATCTCACCATTCTCAGCAACGCGAACAACCACGGGATTCTCGAAGTACTCTCAAGAAGCGACGAAAAGAAAGCAATCGATACTTGCAAAGTAAATTTCCATTTTTTGTCATTAATAAGAACCCTAACCTGCCCCTACCAACGCTATACCATACAAAAGATCTATCACCAAACCCACTTCCTTGCCGACAATCAAAATCCATGGATAAACAAGTAAGATCACCCTAATATTTCACCCTAGTAACTTCAACTATCAAAATCTCACCTTTCATAGGAGCGGAATTGGCGTCGGTCGTCCGAGGGAAGAGGAGCTGAGAGGCGAGAACCGCGAGGAAAGCGGAACCCGAGAGCATGAGGAAGAAATCGCAGAAGCTCTTGTAGGGCATCCCTTGCTTGCCTTCCGCCATAGCGCTCTGTTTCACAAGGGAGAAGGGAGGCGCAGCAGCAGTctggcgacacctgatcggtggGACTGGAAGGAAGAAACCAAATGAAAATGCCTCTTAGCTCGtcctagtttttcaaatttacaatTGCCACCCCTGATACGCAGACTGTGGGAGCATCTCAAActaaattagttttttattatattttcttttacaATTGCCCCCAAAGTTGGGATTTGGGGCTCGTGAGGAGTTCACAGAGCATCTCAAACCCTTTTTTTTTGGGTCGACTCTTCGTCAAAGCCGGCGACGCCTTCGGCAACAACCGCGATGACCTCGAGCGCGACGGGGACGCGCCAGAGCAGGTTGTGCCAGTAGAAATGTAGAATGCGTGCTTAGGGTCGAAAGTCAACTGGGTGCGGAGGGTGTCGCCGACTGCGTCGAAGACGCCGACGAGCAGGCAGCATTGACGGGAGTTGACGTCGATGGCGTCCCGCAGGACCATTAGCGAACGGAGGCTGCCGAAGACCTCGCCAATCTGCTGGAATTGCTCCATCGCTGATGAGAAATTATCTAAAAAAATCTAGAGGAGAGAATTGAAAGACAAGAAGCTATATTAATGATAATTTTCATCCAAATATTGAACAAAAATGAATCAAAACATCAAAGCATAGCATAGCATGCTATTACACCTTTTCAATCTAATTGACTGAATAACGGTTACATACACCTTTTCAATTATATTTTCGGATTTTGTTTTACTTATTTACCCAATTTTTATGATCGAAATTAGTCGacattttcttcttttgttttttttaagagAAAATTTGCATACATTATCGATCACAATTTAAACTTTGTATATAGTCCCAttgcataaaaaaaaaactttatttacATTCCATAACCAAACATAATGAAACCAATTTATTGTCCCTCatatttttagatataaaaaaaatataaaaataaatataattatttttaaattcagtacattaaattagaatctattatattttttatcaaattaagcACAATgtttttttccacttcaattggttaaaaaatatattaaattctttttaaataatgctcaattggatgaaaaatatattatatattttttttaagttgaatttaagagaaattatattaagcggaaaaaaaaatctaattatcactcatattttttaggtataaaagtgttgatcctgtccgagaatcGAGGCGATGGACGCTAGGGAacgtggcgctcctgttgacggATTCCGAGTCGAAGGAACCTGCAACCATAGTAgcatcagtgtcgagccagggaggggttccccggcgatgaccctccaacgctcaagttagtctccgacGATGTGTAAGCAAGGAAGCGGATAAGCCAAGTAACAGTGTAGCTATAGTAAAAAATTATCATCCTACCTCCGTTGAAGCTTGGGAACCTTTATATATGGCTCCGAGGGAGCGCGTGCATGCTCCTCGATGAGTGCACGCTTCTCAAGACTTCTCCTGAAAAAACATGTCAAGAAAGAATCTCTGACACCATGCCTCAATGACCTAAGCATATCTCTcacatgacagtggaagcttctgtcgtacgatcttctgtctgtcTATACCGTCAACCATGCCGTCTGTCGATGGCACGagttcccaaaaggatgttgcaGGATTCCTAACTTGTCTGTTCTTGGGCCGAGCGGGAGGACCGCCCGACCGTCCTGTTGTCCTGATGTCTTCGGGCCAAGCGGAATGGTCGCTCAACTGTCTCTCCACCTCTCGTGCTCCTTATTGCGACGAACGGGAGGTCGTGCTTGAAGGTTGTATATGCTGGTTCTGAGACCTGATGTAAGTTCGAGCGGGATAGTCACTCGGCTTCTGTTTTGCCGCTACTTTGGTTCTCTGAGCGTCGAAAGCTCTGTGTGTGACCGAGCTGTGATAATGTCGGATCAGTTATTCCTTATTCCGATCGGGCAAGTCGGTTGCCTGATCGGACGATGACAAGAGGCCCGTGATCACCGTGACATTGACCTCCAGCATGGCAGTAACCTTCTGCGGTCAAGTGTAAAaattagtatatattttttttaaattcagtacattaaactagaatctagtatatttttttattaaattgagcatTACTCTTTTTCCATATTAATGACATAAAAAATATACAAGATTCTTTTTAAATAGTGgataaaaatatactagattttttaaaataatgatgaatttagaagaaattatattaaataggaaaaaaatcatgctcaatttaatagaaaatatacttgattctagtttaaagtaccgaatttaaaagaaattatacttatttttagactttggAACTTAAAAAATATGAGAGTAATTAGATAACGATATTTATACGAGAAAGTTGAAGTAAATAAAACTTTACGTCTAgggaatgaaattaaaatttttgaagatgTAGACtgcatataaaatttaaattgtatttagagatttttctccaatttacattttttatttttttaatggtcCTTGCTTTTCTAAACGGACTAAAAACAGGGCTTGGGGAATTTAGAACGTGTTTTGACAGGTGCCTTCTCTTTATAACATATGTTCCATAAATACGAAAAAAAAGATACATATAGATACATAATTGTCAAGCGTATGATAGAATAAATTCTAAttagtcaatttttgaaaattaatctgtgatgattaaataaaattatcatctaTTCACTATCTGTCTCACGTTTAAGAAATAATGGATAGGAGTACAGATCTCTTGGATCATTTTTGTATGATTCAAAAATATATCACTCATATTTGTGGTCAGATCGTGACCATGATCCGACCACAAATGGTTACGATTCTTTCTTGAATTCATCGTTCccatcaggttatagtttttgttcggagcgggcggTCGGAAGTCGCCCGAAGGCCTCTGGTGGTGGATAAATGGTCAGGTTACTAAACGTCGAGCGAGGGTGCGACGATCCGACCACAAATGGTTACGATTCTTTCCTGGATTCATCGTCCCCATCaaattatagtttttgttcggagcgcgCGGTCGAAAGCCGCCCGAAGGCTTCTGGTGGTGGATAAATGGTCAGGTTACTAAACGTCGAGCGAGGGTGTCCTCCGAGTGACCTCCGGTcgtccgctccgaacaaaaattataatctaATGGGGACGATGAACCGAAAAAGGGATTGTAATAATTTATGATCGGATCATGATCATGATTCAACTACAAATACGGATGGTACATCCTtcaaatcataaaaaataatccAAAAAATCGCCTCAACTGAGAGAGAGAAAGGGACTCGCAAGGGTCGCGATAAAGCAACAACACTAGGGAGTGTCTTAACAATTACTCGGAAGTAAAAACAGGAAAGATAGGAAGCTCTTAATTCAAATGTTTCCAGAAGTAATAGTATTCCTTAGCAAATGACAGGGGGcgttttaaatctattttttaaatcaTCAATGCACGaagaattaaaagaataaaatattTTGTTAGTTAATACgattcaaataatttatataataaaaagtGACTCCTTCAcccttaaatttttattaaattaacggtctttctctctttctcttaGGAATAAATTGTATATATTTCTCAAACAATTATTTTTTCGGGAATTTCATCCCTCCTCTAACATCACCAATTCGGTCCATGGGAAGCGCCATTCAAACAATCTATCAAGTGAATAACTGAGAGTTCATCATATGTCCAAATAGGTTAATAAATGTATTATAATAGAATAAGATTCAATTAgtcttattaattaattttgaaatgattgatCTGATCTTACGAAAATTTTCCATCGATCATTAAAATAAATCGAAAAGTACATGctagattaactcaaaaattcaATATCATTTGACTACATCTTTTTTAGGGGTGCTTATTcgattaattcaaaataaattaattaaattaatcgaaAATTAATTTCATGTCGATTAattgaatcaaaattaaaattttattaaaatcaaattaatcgaattaaattaaaaacagaTTATATCGATTaataagaattaattaaatttatttaaaaaataataataaaaattaatattaacttaatcGAATTAACTGAATACTCATCctaattcttattttttaaaaaaatttataaatatattagaGTTAAGAATTAAATAGTAAGTAGTTggataataatttaaatttacatATAGCTCCGGgactattataataaaataaaaaatcaaatagcCCCTGATCAATAATTCATAGTGTAAATATTGACTTGACTCTTTCAATCTCTTATATCCGTCCACGCCACAACCACGTTAGTCCATTATCCAACTTCAAGGCCACGCTGAGCTGCGTCCCTTTAATTTTATCTCTACATAAACTCTCATATATAGGCACGGAGTTGCTGCCTTTCCTATGACTGGATTACAGACGTTAGCGCACTCTTTAACGAATCAACGAAAGGTATTTCTTCCGGGTGACTTCCCAAAACGTACAAACAAAAACCGAATTCTACTAAAGAAGTGGCAGGTGGGTCCCCGCCTGCCAACTCCCACATCACCGGCCACGTGATTGACCGCTACTGCATTTCGACGACACGTGTGCGGACCCTGTCCTTCGGAACGAATTAGTGGCGCACGACAACAAGACGGGCCACCGCGACCCGCCGCAAATTACTCATTCCCCTGCCTCGACCCCTTCATGTGAGTGCTCTCCAATCGTCTCTCGGGTTTTCGATTCGGGTCATAAAACGAGTAAGAATAATCTTAGCAGTATGAATCGTATCTCCATGGTTGAAAAGGACGCGTGTACGGTGACGTGGCTCCCTCTTCTCTCCTCTCTACACTTTGCTCGAGTTGGGACTTGATCGTCTCATCTCCTCACCGCCGAGCTGTCTCTGGCGGATTCCTGGAGAAGAAGACGAAGAGTCGCGTCGGAGTTTCGATCCTCCTTTTGCCTTCCTCTCTTGCCGTTCGATCCTCCTTTTGTAAACTATCGAGCTCAGAGTCTCCTTGAGGAATTTGATCCCCTTTCTCCAGCGGTTTCCGCTTTTTGGAGCCGTAGTTGTCTGGAATTGGCAAGCTAGATAATCGGAGAAGGAATCCTTGCCGGATACTTCAGGTCAGTTACATTGTCGGGCTGATTCTGTGCGCCGTTGCTGCATTATGTTGTTTTATATCGTTTGTTCGCCCCCGATATAGGTTAGCGGTAGTTAAGAGTTTGCTGCCTATGAATTATGTTCGTCAGAATTAGTGTTTTGTTCTCTCCTGCAAGAAAAATTGTATTCTGGTTGCTTTTCTTGTGGCGATCGGGTATGAACAAACACGGACGGATGTTTACGAATTTCGTGGTTAATATGATTTCTTGTTTCGTTATTTGTGATTCTGCGAGGGGGATTAGAGGTGTGGACGATGCATCAGGATAATTGGGACTAGAGTAGGGGACTAGAGTAGGGATCATAGACCTGAAAAGATATGTTGATATGCAGCGAATAGTGTCAAACTTTGAGAAAATTATTGTTTCTACTGCTACAAAAGCTTGTCTCTGATTAACCGATGATAAGAAACATTTTTTCTTCTAAATCAGATACGGAAATTTGTCTTCTCGTTATGTCATCTTTTGTCTGTGTCAAATAATCAAAACCTTCAGATTTTTACACTAGTTACCTTTTTGACATCGTTCCTAGTTCACCTTGGGAGCTGCAATATGGTCCAGTCACATATGGATCCGAGTCACATTTTGTTGTCCAGAACAGATTTTGTCCTAGAGTATTATTTACCATTTTTGGGGGTTTTCAACATTTGGGTGGTAATCAGTAGGTCCGTTTGTTacttttacatttttaaaatgcCTTCTGCATCCTGTCTCGAGCTTATGTTGGACCTTCAGTTCAGTATGTGTTGGCTTGTCAACCATACTGCCGAGCATGAAAATCTTGTTCCTTGTCAGATACTATAATGTTTTTTTTTGCATGGTCAGtcaataaatccaaaataattgATTGACAGGTCATTTGTCAATACTCCAGAATTTTCCTGGAAAGAAATGTCTTGCTGATTATGTTCCCAAAAggttctttcttttgtgattttAATCAACTATATACGTGCAGATAGAGACTTAATGGGAAATAATGAAGCAATGACGCCTTCGAAAACAGAGAAATTGCCTTCACATGTACAGGTGGGTGTACATTTTATATGATGATTTTACATGTGCATTTTCTCTTTACTAAACAATTGATTTTGTTATATCTAGTTGCTTGTGCCACACACTGATACAACCTTTACTAATTGTAGGTAATCCACTAGTGGGGAGCTTAAAAAATAATTGGCTTTTGAGCTTTCAATATGTCACAGTTTGTTTACTTGCTATCCTTATCCTACCTAAATCCTTGaaaaagtgtttttttttcttgctgCGAGTAGTGAGAAATACTGGTTTCCAATGTTAACTTAATTCAGTATCATTTTCGCCATTTTCAGGATCAACCCACATTTCATCCATATCCTGACTGGGCAGCTATGCAAGTTAGCTATTACTGAATTTTATTTGTATCATTCTGGATAGAAACTAAGAATattactaaagaagaagaggctgttcttcttctttttttcagGCATATTATGGTCCTGGAGTGATGCCTCCTTATTTCAGCACTTCGATTGTGCCTGGTTATGCACCTCATCCATACATGTGGGCTCCAAGGGTATTTAAATTATTTGATCATGTTCTAACTACATTCTTCTTTTTAATTACAACTTTATCTAAAAGGAGttctattattaataaaaagtGAACCAAGCCTTAGTTTATGTATCTGGCATTGTTCTTACCTTCAGacttttatttataattaataaacgTATTTGTGTTTCATCCATTCGCTTGAATTTGGGGGAGTGGTGCTTTGATTCTTACACGTGCGTGACCTCTAGAAGTATTTTCTGTTCTTACTCTATTCTTGGGGTTTGGACTTGAGATTGGCTGATTGCTTTATTGAATGGGGTTATACAAGTCTTGCTGGCAAAGGGAGGAATGTGGTGGCAGAAAAGTAAAGTAAAGCATCTTCTCTTAACATAACTTTCGTCAGTCTTAATGAAAGAATAGAATTGCAAAAGGTCATGAAGTTTGAACTGTTGATCGATGAACTGAGAATGGAATCGCAAAAGCATGTTATTGGGCACAACATACATTATTTTTTCATTGCATAAGGTGACTATTAATTAACTTCCATCAGTCTTGATGTTATTTTTTTCATGGACTCAGCCCCTTatccctccttttgggtcaccatATGCGGCAATTTATCCAAATGGAGGTTATCCTCACCCATCAATGCCCCCTGTAAGTTCTTCTTTCTGACATACCATCTTTTCTGATTTGGACTTTGCTTGGTGTTTAGGATATATAACAGCTAGTTTATGCATGGATGTTATATGCccaataatttattagaattgttTCATTGAGCAACATGTTTCTATTTGCAGGGTCCTCATCAACTCCTTGCATCAACTGAAGCAGTAGTGGTGAGGAAATATTTCTtacaatttatttattcatttttttaaaaaaattggataGTGTTTCATTCGAAGCTTAAATTCTTTCTCTGGAGATCAACTTTTTTCACATATTTGGCCTTCTTTTACAGATGGCAACTCCTTTGAATGTAGGAGCTCCTGATACATCATTAGGGAGCAAGGACAAAGAGATCACAACTAAGCTTAATGCAGCTGTGGGTAATATAAGTTCAAATAATGCTGCAAGTTCTCATCAACATGAGCTGTCACAAAGGTTTATTCTAGTTTATATTTGCAGATAGAGATTAGCACTGCTAAAATTTCTCATAGAAATTTTGCTTTCAGTGGGTTTCTAAGTATTTCTTTATTACACTTGTACAGTGGATATAATAGTGCAGATGGGTCTCACAATGGAAGTGATGGGAGTAATTCAACAGGAGTAATGTCCTTTTACATTTCCTTTGTTGCTTTAAATGGTGTCTTTAGTACTTTTATGAGACAGCACGACTGCCACTTTTATTCAGAATATCCTCTCTTGTAATAGGGATCTAGCAACCAAAGCAAGGTTGGTTCTAAAGATAGATCATCATCAGGTATCACAATCCATGGTATCTTGTACTCTAATTTCTTAAACTGCGTTCTACCAGTTTGCCTGAAGTCAAACAAGCAATAGCTCCTTTTGAAGTCATTAAATATGTTTTTTAACTGCAGATGATAGAAAAATTGACTCGGATATTAATCCTCTCAATGGTGGGGAAAGTTCATCCTTGAAAGTTTCTTCAGGAGTTTCCAGGACACCTATGGATACTACAGGATATCAAATGAGGAATAAAACCTCACCTAGTCTAGTGCAAGCATTTCCAGTGAAAAAAAATGGCACACCTGTCCACCAAACAACCATTCCTAAGATGTCTGGTTGTAATGGTGTACCTTCTGAACCATGGATGCAGGTGCATAGAATCTCCATTCTTGATATTCATTTCTTGTCTATGCTTTTGTTTTAAAATTGCTACTAAACCTTACAAAAGAAAACTATTCAGTAATACAGTTGCTGATGCAAATAAATTCTCCCACTATTGATATTGAGCATTTTCTCAATACAATGCCTAACATCTGGTTTATTCTGTTCAGTGGTAGTATTTGATTGACATCTCATTAACAAATTTCATGTAGGTTTCCATAGAAACGATCATCCCTTTTAAGGTATAAAATGCAGCTGTCATGGTTCCCTTATCTGGACCCATACCTAAGCAAGTCGTGTTGCTTTAGACTAGAGTCTAAAGCACTTACATGTGTTACGTTGCCATCTGGGATCTTTTCCCTGACATAGCTTGTCTCATAGCTAACTCTAGGAGTTCTTATTTGTTCAGGATGACCGAACAGTGAAACGAGAGAAAAGGAAACAGTCTAACAGAGAGTCTGCTAGAAGATCAAGGTTGAGAAAACAGGTACATGAGTTCAAATTTTGATCAATTGCTTGCATTTCAGGCCGTTATCTTTCTCATCATGTTACTGAAGTTCTAATTGTTTGCATCTCAGGCTGAAAATGAGGAACTTGCTAAGAAAGTTGATACCTTGTTTGCTGAAAACACTAACCTCAGATCTGAAATAAGTCGACTAACTACAAACTCGAATGCATTGAGAACAGAGAACTCAGCTTTGTTGGTATGCTTATTTTCTGCTATTAAGTATACTCGTTGCCTACATTCATTTACTTTTGCTAAGACAAATGTATGGTTTGATCCAGCATCAGCCGAAGCATGCTAACCAGTTTGGGTGaacaaacaaaaataaatttgaagggACATATGATGCGAGTCTAACAATTGTTTTGTTACATGTACAGGATAAACTAAAAAGCTCTCAATTGATCCAAACAGAAGAATCATCTCTTCCAGACGAGGATACCGGAAGTGCGCCATCAATTATTGCTGCC
Coding sequences within it:
- the LOC122017679 gene encoding protein trichome birefringence-like 26, whose protein sequence is MAEGKQGMPYKSFCDFFLMLSGSAFLAVLASQLLFPRTTDANSAPMKGVVKGCDIFSGEWKKDSAPAYRNSSCKFISSPQDCLTNGRPDTGYLYWRWKPYSCELPPIDTRKFLNSMRGKSIAFVGDSILRNQMESLLCILSKVEEAVLVYHDEAFQSKTWHLPSHNITLGLIWAPFLVNSTEAKSKKDLQIYLDVLDTTWTSQAQNYEYIMLSGGQWFLKETTFWENNTIVGCHYCPDKSLKELGIDYSYRRVLRLALRFLSAADHKPVVIVRTWTPSHFEYGKWYNGGICNRTMPFKEGEYNADPEDAVMRGVELEEFQEGLANGLNLKLLDTYHLSLMRPDGHPGPYRRYHPDLTKKPQEDCLHWCLPGPIDTWNELLIAILMGEEELRFSL